A section of the Pedobacter sp. HDW13 genome encodes:
- a CDS encoding aminopeptidase family protein P: protein MPKNSTVAFNYQLISISLALEIQTNFGKHQINTVNADLLSAIWLNRPALPTEKAFLIEEKDAGLSISAKLTEVKAQLETNGADSHLISSLDDIAWLFNIRGKDVDYNPVALSFALITPNEVKLFIDVEKLSESDINTLKQQSVALYPYAAITEELKELLPNTAVFIDFKRNCFGMYQLLPATVKVISGTNPSTHLKSLKNETEVNHIRKAMVQDGVAMTRFFKWMEERLGEEQITEWSAAEKLATFRAEQPGFAGLSFNTIAGFNANGALPHYSVSLASSLEIQPDGLFLVDSGGQYLYGTTDITRVMPMANYSAQQADDYTLVLKGLIEGSKLIFPEGTKGYQIDSICRKPLWEHTINFGHGTGHGIGFFLNVHEGPQNISPANVDVAFKPGMVTSIEPGIYRPGEHGVRIENLVLCTNHSSSAFGNFLSFETLTLCYIDTRIINKALLEADQLRWLNTYNSKVFNQLQPHLTAGEANWLKEKCQPI from the coding sequence ATGCCCAAAAATTCAACAGTTGCTTTCAATTACCAGCTCATTTCAATATCGCTGGCCTTAGAAATACAGACTAACTTCGGGAAGCATCAAATCAACACCGTAAATGCCGATTTATTAAGCGCCATTTGGTTAAACAGGCCTGCTTTGCCAACCGAAAAAGCCTTTCTAATCGAAGAAAAAGACGCTGGTTTATCCATCTCAGCAAAACTTACAGAGGTAAAGGCACAGTTAGAAACAAATGGAGCCGATAGCCATTTGATTTCTTCGCTCGATGATATCGCCTGGCTTTTTAATATCAGGGGCAAAGATGTTGATTATAATCCTGTAGCCTTAAGCTTTGCTTTAATTACACCCAATGAAGTGAAACTCTTTATTGATGTTGAAAAGCTATCAGAAAGCGATATAAACACCTTAAAGCAGCAAAGTGTAGCACTTTATCCATACGCTGCTATCACTGAGGAACTAAAAGAGCTGTTGCCCAATACAGCTGTTTTTATCGATTTTAAACGCAACTGTTTTGGAATGTATCAACTGCTACCTGCTACCGTTAAAGTAATTTCGGGGACCAATCCAAGTACGCACCTAAAAAGTTTAAAGAACGAAACTGAGGTTAATCACATCCGCAAGGCTATGGTACAAGATGGGGTGGCCATGACCAGGTTTTTTAAATGGATGGAAGAACGGTTAGGGGAGGAGCAGATTACAGAATGGTCGGCAGCAGAGAAACTGGCGACTTTCAGGGCCGAGCAGCCTGGTTTCGCTGGCTTAAGTTTTAATACCATTGCCGGCTTTAATGCCAATGGTGCTTTGCCGCATTATAGTGTAAGTTTGGCAAGTAGTCTAGAAATACAGCCAGATGGTTTGTTCCTGGTCGATTCAGGAGGGCAATACTTATATGGTACAACCGATATTACCCGGGTAATGCCTATGGCAAATTATTCAGCACAGCAAGCCGATGATTATACCCTGGTACTAAAAGGATTGATTGAAGGATCGAAACTGATTTTTCCGGAGGGTACAAAAGGCTACCAAATCGATTCAATTTGCCGGAAACCTTTGTGGGAACATACCATTAACTTTGGTCATGGAACAGGCCACGGTATTGGCTTTTTTCTTAACGTACACGAAGGACCTCAGAATATTAGCCCCGCCAATGTTGATGTAGCCTTTAAACCGGGTATGGTAACCTCCATTGAGCCGGGGATTTATAGACCAGGCGAACATGGTGTAAGGATCGAAAATCTGGTGTTGTGTACTAACCACAGCAGTAGTGCGTTTGGCAATTTTCTAAGTTTTGAAACCCTTACTTTATGTTATATCGATACCCGGATTATAAATAAAGCACTTTTAGAGGCCGATCAGCTTCGCTGGTTAAATACTTATAATAGCAAGGTGTTTAATCAGCTTCAACCGCACCTTACAGCCGGAGAAGCAAATTGGCTAAAAGAGAAATGCCAGCCGATATAG
- a CDS encoding aminopeptidase P family N-terminal domain-containing protein, with the protein MTFVEKLQALRTLMAEQKIDAYIITAADPHISEYLPAHYKAIPFVSGFTGSAGTLVITQDFAGLWTDSRYFTQAETQLLGSGYELVKLKVPHTPNTLSG; encoded by the coding sequence ATGACCTTCGTAGAAAAACTGCAGGCCTTACGTACCTTAATGGCCGAACAAAAAATAGATGCTTATATCATTACCGCTGCCGATCCGCACATCAGTGAATACCTGCCAGCACATTATAAGGCGATCCCTTTCGTGAGCGGTTTTACAGGCTCGGCCGGAACTTTGGTAATTACACAAGATTTTGCCGGTCTTTGGACTGATTCGAGGTATTTTACACAAGCCGAAACACAGTTATTGGGTTCTGGTTACGAATTGGTAAAGCTAAAAGTACCACATACCCCGAATACATTGAGTGGTTAA
- a CDS encoding DUF5695 domain-containing protein, which translates to MMNIKPTKTSAVIAFKAIFCLALSLLHIQVTLAQSPWIALGKKPSTLGLTKGFSQFDAGPFKLKLVKASQTVAGLQPKMVDGFDFVPSDSLKVRSSDGLYHLGDINLKLRSAGNEAWTSYSTAAKRVEVKSIAAGKNVLSAADLAATFPADIPLQIIRSWEMQQGKLVLRFELKNKSSKTVEIGALGIPMIFDNILEGRTLEQTHAKNVFYDPYIGQDAGYLQVTRLSGQAPSLIVAPVGHTPFEAYNPLNDDRTPRGIAFEGFYEWMVHSKAYAENEWKNAEQWNKPSSAFLKPGESKSYALQFILSGTAKNTESKLIENKRPVAISVPGYVLPKDVDAKLFINYAKKIKSLNVQPENALTVKAVGVTKNGWKSYSVKANTWGRARLSVVYEDGLEQTINYKVIEPENEVIASYGHFLTTKQWFNQPDPIFKRSPSAITYDYEKQEQVTQDNRAWIAGLSDEGGAGSWLGAMMKQLVHPEKEEVAKLKQFVDTVMFGHIQLKDGPQKYGVKKSLFYYAPDSLPKGTYAENINFKTWSAWPKKEADNLGRSYNYPHVAAAHWVMYRLARNYTGLVEEGSWKQHLIDAAETGMAMVNIAPYYAQFGQMEGTIFYLILTDLKNEGLTEEASKLENEMKKRANHWRSLQYPFGSEMPWDSTGQEEVYVWSNYFGYADKANVTLNAILAYMPVLPHWAYNGNARRYWDFLYGGKLTRVERMIHHYGSGLNAIPVLMDYRKNPDDFYLLRAGYGGLMGTISNITQDGFAPAAFHAYPSTLKNDGITGDYGSGFFGYAVNTSAYVIKHPEFGWLAFGGNLKETGTTVSIKLTIAAKSAVYIAAAGLYITLDAGTIDEVTYNNQNGEIKLKLNAANTYTPAALLRLAQQAKSKDNTVYTVKDYKVNERGAYQIQLNKDKPTEVTIKK; encoded by the coding sequence ATGATGAATATAAAACCAACAAAAACATCTGCTGTAATAGCTTTTAAAGCAATATTTTGCTTAGCCTTATCTCTACTACACATTCAGGTAACTTTAGCCCAATCTCCATGGATTGCATTAGGTAAAAAGCCATCCACACTGGGTTTAACAAAAGGTTTCTCGCAGTTTGATGCAGGGCCGTTTAAACTCAAACTGGTTAAAGCATCGCAAACGGTAGCGGGTTTACAGCCCAAAATGGTTGATGGTTTCGATTTTGTGCCCAGCGACAGTTTAAAAGTGCGCAGTTCGGATGGTTTGTACCATTTGGGCGATATTAACCTGAAATTGCGAAGCGCTGGTAATGAAGCCTGGACAAGCTATAGCACTGCAGCCAAAAGAGTTGAGGTTAAAAGTATCGCTGCAGGTAAAAATGTACTCTCAGCTGCCGATCTTGCCGCAACATTCCCTGCCGATATTCCCCTGCAAATTATCCGTAGCTGGGAAATGCAGCAGGGTAAATTAGTGCTTCGTTTCGAACTGAAAAACAAAAGCAGTAAAACCGTAGAAATTGGGGCATTGGGTATCCCGATGATTTTTGATAACATTTTAGAAGGCAGAACCCTGGAGCAAACCCATGCCAAAAATGTGTTTTACGATCCTTACATCGGCCAGGATGCCGGTTATTTACAGGTAACCCGCTTAAGTGGTCAGGCACCTTCGCTAATTGTGGCTCCGGTGGGGCATACCCCTTTCGAAGCATACAACCCACTAAACGATGACCGTACTCCCCGTGGAATTGCTTTTGAGGGCTTTTACGAGTGGATGGTACACAGTAAAGCCTATGCCGAAAACGAATGGAAAAATGCCGAACAATGGAATAAACCAAGCAGTGCGTTTTTAAAACCTGGTGAAAGTAAAAGTTATGCGCTTCAGTTTATTTTATCGGGTACCGCAAAAAATACAGAAAGCAAACTGATTGAAAATAAAAGGCCAGTGGCCATATCGGTACCGGGTTATGTACTACCGAAAGATGTAGACGCCAAATTATTTATCAATTACGCTAAAAAAATTAAATCGCTTAACGTACAACCAGAAAATGCTTTAACTGTAAAAGCTGTTGGCGTAACCAAAAATGGCTGGAAAAGCTATTCGGTAAAAGCGAATACCTGGGGAAGAGCGCGCTTATCGGTTGTTTACGAAGATGGCCTGGAGCAAACTATAAACTATAAAGTAATTGAACCCGAAAATGAGGTGATTGCCAGTTATGGTCATTTTTTAACCACCAAACAATGGTTCAATCAGCCCGATCCTATTTTTAAAAGAAGCCCTTCGGCCATTACCTACGATTATGAAAAACAAGAACAGGTAACGCAGGATAACCGTGCCTGGATTGCAGGTTTAAGTGATGAGGGTGGCGCAGGTTCGTGGCTGGGCGCCATGATGAAACAACTGGTGCATCCCGAAAAAGAAGAAGTAGCCAAACTGAAACAGTTTGTAGATACGGTAATGTTTGGCCATATACAGCTTAAAGATGGGCCTCAGAAATATGGGGTGAAAAAGAGTTTGTTTTATTACGCTCCCGATTCACTGCCCAAAGGCACCTATGCTGAAAATATAAACTTTAAAACCTGGTCGGCATGGCCTAAAAAAGAAGCCGATAACCTTGGCCGCTCTTACAACTATCCACATGTGGCTGCTGCGCATTGGGTAATGTACCGTTTGGCACGCAATTACACCGGACTGGTAGAAGAGGGGAGTTGGAAACAGCACCTCATTGATGCCGCCGAAACGGGCATGGCCATGGTTAATATTGCACCTTACTATGCACAGTTTGGACAAATGGAAGGTACTATCTTTTACCTCATCTTAACCGACCTTAAAAATGAGGGCTTAACAGAGGAGGCAAGCAAACTGGAAAACGAAATGAAAAAGCGTGCCAATCACTGGCGCTCGTTGCAATATCCCTTTGGTAGTGAAATGCCCTGGGACTCTACAGGTCAAGAAGAAGTTTACGTATGGTCTAACTATTTTGGCTATGCCGATAAGGCCAATGTAACGCTAAATGCCATACTGGCTTACATGCCTGTGTTGCCACATTGGGCCTACAATGGTAATGCCCGCCGTTACTGGGATTTCTTGTATGGCGGTAAACTTACGCGTGTAGAACGCATGATTCACCATTACGGATCGGGCCTGAATGCCATACCGGTACTGATGGATTACCGTAAAAATCCAGATGATTTTTACCTGCTCCGTGCTGGATACGGTGGTTTAATGGGTACCATTTCGAACATTACACAGGATGGTTTTGCACCAGCTGCCTTTCATGCTTATCCCTCTACCTTAAAGAACGATGGTATTACAGGCGATTATGGATCAGGATTTTTTGGTTATGCAGTTAATACTTCGGCTTATGTAATCAAACACCCCGAATTTGGCTGGCTGGCTTTCGGTGGAAACTTAAAGGAAACAGGTACAACGGTTAGCATTAAATTAACCATTGCTGCAAAATCGGCGGTGTACATTGCTGCTGCAGGCCTTTACATTACACTCGATGCGGGTACAATAGATGAAGTTACCTACAATAACCAGAAT
- a CDS encoding alpha-galactosidase — MSKKQLHLFLLSMTLCASTYAQKTIEIATKHNVLILETDQDQSLLSTYLGKKLANSDEYPGIQKLDKYKPGSDDLFNKREAYIASGSVNLLEPALSVTHADGNKSTVLTFSEVKTEQLDQNRKLTSVVLKDAKYNFRVTLKYLAYYNENVIEQWTEITHQEKGSVVLNKYASANLTLSGKKFFLKSHYSGATREMRSEEQQLLHGIKTIDSKLGTRTNLLHSSSFMLSIDQPATEDLGEVIAGSLEWTGNFKLEYETFDEYYVRVTAGINNFSANYTLKSGENFVTPRFVYTYANNGKGEASRNLQNWARTYQLADGKGERSTILNNWETTYFDFNDEKLNDLTKDTKKLGVDVFLLDDGWFGNKYPRNGSTSGLGDWQYNKQKLKNGISTLGKEATANGVKFGIWIEPEMVNPKSELYEKHPDWVIRQPERKEYYMRNQLVLDLSNPKVQDFVYQTVEDLFKEVPELAFIKWDCNSLIYNAHSPTLKNQDHFYLEYIRGLNSVLERIRKKYPKTPMMLCAGGGSRVDYAALKYFTEFWPSDNTNPYDRIFIQWEYSYYFPSIAVDNHITDMGKQPIKFKTDVAMMGKLGYDVRVNELSKNDLLFSQNAVQTYNGFKDIVWHGQQYRLQDPYENKIASIAYVDDAKNQAVIFNYYVATLFTNGVILPIKLKGLDPAKKYKIEEINLYPNTKSPIDKDKVYSGDFLMKVGFNPEVNSNRTSVVLKVQAQ; from the coding sequence ATGAGCAAAAAACAACTCCACCTATTTTTACTATCGATGACACTCTGCGCAAGTACTTATGCCCAAAAAACAATCGAAATTGCTACAAAGCACAACGTACTCATTTTAGAAACAGATCAGGATCAATCATTATTATCGACTTACCTGGGCAAAAAACTGGCCAACAGCGACGAATATCCCGGCATACAAAAGTTAGATAAGTATAAACCCGGATCTGACGACCTCTTCAATAAACGCGAAGCCTACATTGCATCGGGCTCAGTTAACTTACTCGAACCTGCTTTGAGTGTAACCCATGCCGATGGCAATAAATCAACTGTATTAACCTTTAGCGAGGTAAAAACAGAACAGCTTGATCAAAACCGAAAGTTAACGAGTGTGGTACTGAAAGATGCGAAATACAATTTCAGGGTTACCTTAAAATACCTGGCCTACTACAACGAAAATGTAATTGAGCAATGGACCGAAATTACCCATCAGGAGAAAGGCAGTGTGGTGTTAAATAAATATGCTTCGGCAAACCTAACCTTAAGCGGCAAAAAATTCTTCTTAAAAAGCCACTACAGTGGTGCCACACGCGAAATGCGATCGGAAGAGCAGCAGCTTTTACATGGTATTAAAACCATCGATTCGAAGCTGGGAACCCGCACCAATTTACTTCACTCCTCTTCGTTTATGTTGTCAATCGATCAGCCTGCTACCGAAGACCTGGGCGAGGTAATAGCCGGATCGCTGGAATGGACCGGTAATTTTAAACTCGAGTATGAAACTTTCGACGAATATTATGTTCGCGTTACAGCGGGGATCAACAACTTTTCTGCTAATTACACACTTAAATCGGGCGAAAATTTCGTTACTCCACGTTTTGTTTATACCTACGCTAACAATGGGAAAGGCGAAGCCAGCCGTAACCTGCAAAACTGGGCACGCACTTACCAGCTGGCCGATGGTAAAGGCGAACGATCGACCATCTTAAACAACTGGGAAACCACTTACTTCGATTTTAACGACGAGAAATTAAACGACCTGACCAAAGACACCAAAAAACTTGGGGTTGATGTTTTCTTGCTTGATGATGGCTGGTTTGGCAACAAATATCCGCGTAACGGCTCAACATCTGGCCTGGGCGACTGGCAGTACAACAAGCAAAAATTAAAAAATGGCATCAGTACTTTGGGTAAAGAAGCTACCGCAAACGGTGTAAAATTCGGCATCTGGATTGAGCCCGAAATGGTGAACCCCAAAAGCGAGCTTTACGAAAAACATCCCGACTGGGTTATCAGGCAGCCCGAACGCAAAGAATATTACATGCGCAATCAGCTGGTGTTAGATTTAAGCAATCCAAAAGTTCAGGATTTTGTGTACCAAACGGTCGAAGATCTATTTAAAGAAGTACCCGAGCTGGCCTTTATTAAATGGGATTGCAATTCGCTCATCTACAATGCCCATTCGCCAACTTTAAAAAACCAGGATCATTTTTACCTGGAGTATATCCGCGGGCTGAACAGTGTATTAGAGCGGATCAGAAAAAAATATCCTAAAACCCCAATGATGCTTTGTGCCGGAGGTGGTTCGCGGGTAGATTATGCTGCACTGAAATACTTTACCGAATTTTGGCCTAGCGATAACACCAACCCTTACGACCGTATTTTTATCCAATGGGAATATTCTTATTATTTCCCTTCAATCGCAGTTGATAATCACATCACCGATATGGGTAAACAGCCAATTAAATTTAAAACCGACGTAGCCATGATGGGTAAACTGGGTTACGATGTGCGTGTAAATGAACTGAGTAAAAACGATCTGCTTTTCAGTCAAAACGCAGTGCAAACCTACAACGGTTTTAAAGACATTGTTTGGCATGGACAGCAATACCGCCTGCAGGATCCGTACGAAAATAAAATCGCCTCAATTGCCTATGTTGATGATGCAAAAAACCAGGCGGTAATTTTTAACTATTATGTGGCTACCCTGTTTACCAATGGTGTTATTTTACCCATTAAATTAAAGGGTTTAGACCCTGCCAAAAAATATAAAATCGAAGAAATTAACCTTTATCCCAATACCAAATCGCCTATTGATAAGGATAAAGTATATTCTGGCGATTTTTTAATGAAAGTTGGTTTTAATCCGGAAGTTAACAGCAACAGAACCAGCGTGGTTTTAAAGGTACAGGCACAATAA